The genomic DNA CCTAGCCTTCGTGGTGTTCCCAATCCTGCCAAATGAGTACATAGACCCATGGCAGGTTATAAATCCGAGGATGATCTGGTTGATGGTCGTACTGGTTTCTGGGATGGGGTTCGCCAATTATGCCATGATGAAAAAAATGGGTGCCCGTGGGATAGCATATACTGGCTTTTTTGGGGGATTGGCAAACAGCACGGCAATAGTGAGTGAATTGAGTTCTAGGACGAAAGAGCGCCCAGACCTTATGCTCTTCGCCGCGTCGGCAGTGGTACTATCAAATGTCGCTATGTGTGCGAGAAATCTTTTAGTATGTACGATGTTCTCCGTAGAATTAGCTGTAACCATAGCACTTCCCTTGCTCAGCATGATGTTCATAGGTATACTATACGCATTAATTACGAGGAGGGATACCTATAACATAGACGTAGATGTTAGATCACCTTTCAGCATGAAGAATGCACTAATATTTGGATTGATATTCTTGGGCATGATCGCCCTGGCCACAACTGCACATATGCAATTTGGAGAGATTGGATTTTACATCTCAGAATTCATAAGTGGTACGGTAAGCAGTACAAGCGCTACGATCAGTGCTGTCGTGCTTTACCAAGCTGGTAAGGTCAGCAAGCTAACAGCTGCTTTAGGAATAATCCTCTCCAACATATCCGGCATTGTGATCAAAGTTGGTTTGGTAACGATGTCAGGCAATATGAAGTTCACAAAAAACGTTACCATTAGCAGTATTCTGATAGTCACAGTATCTTTAGCAACGACCTTATTGTTGTTTGTATTATGACATGACAAGCTTTGTTATGACAAGCTTACATTTTAGCTAACTGTTTTATATTATGAAGATTATATTATGAAGAGCCCCGAGCGGGGATTGAACCCGCGATCTCCACCTATTTGTCAGCGGTACCAAGTTCGCCCCTTAAAGTCATGGGAGCTTTAACGGTGTGGCGCTTTACCACTGAGCCACCGGGGCAAAAGACTACTTCGATATGATATGCTTTACTATATAATATATTGCTATCTATCGAGTCATATACGACAACTTCAAACTATTATTAACACATATTTTCGAAAAAAAGTATCCCTAGGAAAGCTTAATTCGCCTCCCTAGAGAGAAATTCGCTTGTCAAAAGCGGTTTTGTTGGCCCTAGGTACAAGGGCTTTTTGTTATTAGACTGGTTTAAATCCGCCTGGATACTTTTACGGGTACTGGTTTAAATCCGCCTGGATACTTGTCCCCGTCTGGAGTCATAGCCCCGGAACTATCATTGTTGGTCACTACGACGTCTTTTGTTATCCCGTTGTAGACTACCCGAATAACTTCATAGGTAATGAACACAGCACTAATGCCGTAATCATTTCCTTGAATTTCGAATCCCAGATCGTACTTGAGGTCCACTTGCCGCAGTTGCTCAAACGTTTTCTTGAGTTCGGCTTGCGATTTGTCTTCTTGGTACTTAAAGACCCACCAGCCAGCGGACTGGTGACTCTCTGTGTTATACACCTTATAAAGGGCTTTGTAATCATACCCTTTCATTGTGCCATCAATGTGACCTTTTGCCCATACGCCAGACCCTTGTACGGTTATGCCATAATTCGATACAGCCTTGTTGCCCGTGTAAACTTCGACCTTGTCATGTTCCTGCATCTTCGCTGAAATAGCTGCGGTTTTAATGTCCAACCCGGCCGGAAGAACCAATCTATATTTTTCTATATACATGTTCATCACCTGATGCGATATGATAGATAGTGGCGTAGACATAGATATATAGTTAATTAATGATAATATTGCTTAATTTAAGCAATTTTAATAAAAAATATCCAAACTCTCTTGCTGAAGGGACGCCATCAGTAGAGAATGCAGCTTCCCATGGCGATTTTTAACAGGATACATCTAGGACTGTGAGGACCAAACAAAGTTGATTTGAAAATGGAGTCATGCGATTAGCTATTTTTCATAGATCGCTTGTTCTTCATACGTGATTCGAAAGATCCTGTGAGAAAGATCCTGTGAGAAAGATCCTGTGAGAAAGATCCTGTGAGAAAGATCCTGTGAGAAAGATCCTGTGAGAAAGATCCTGTGAGAAAGATCCTGTGAGAAAGATCCTGTGAGAAAGATCCTGTGAGNNNNNNNNNNNNNNNNNNNNNNNNNNNNNNNNNNNNNNNNNNNNNNNNNNNNNNNNNNNNNNNNNNNNNNNNNNNNNNNNNNNNNNNNNNNNNNNNNNNNAAAGATCCTGTGATATGGTACCAAAAGATTTGAGGGTATAAAGTCCACATTTTGAGTTAAGTCCTAAAACTTCACTACATCTTAAGCCACTTGAAGCATGCATAAGAAAGATTGTTTTGCCTCTTAGGTCAGGAAGCGCATCGTAGAATTGATTAAGTCACTTTTGCTCGGTAGATTTGCGCTCAACTTTATCGGGGAGACTTGAAGTCAGCGATAACGTCAGGACTCTTGAGAAAGTCTCTAAAGAATAGTTTAGAGCGCACAGCATTTCTTATTTCTGTACGAGTTTGCAGATTTCAACTCAGGATATTCGTGCATTCTACATCTTGAATGGTGATCGTCTCGACTGATTCATTGTTTATAGAGGGCAGAAAGAGTCTAATATGTTGGATGTATCTATCCTATCACCATAAAATCGGATAGATAGTTGGAGTTTTTCGTATCTTGCAGAATCTCTCAAAAGAATCA from Methanocellales archaeon includes the following:
- a CDS encoding MgtC/SapB family protein — encoded protein: MINDVAYEYALKIGLGLALGMFIGLEREWAHKEPGIRTFALVSLCGTIFSFVSPQLVLIGACFVIIASVLLSIQSLLQEEDIHLTTITSLMLTYGAGVLVGMNRYSSAIIVAIIITAILTLKQELHNFVGGISSQELRGAIKFGILAFVVFPILPNEYIDPWQVINPRMIWLMVVLVSGMGFANYAMMKKMGARGIAYTGFFGGLANSTAIVSELSSRTKERPDLMLFAASAVVLSNVAMCARNLLVCTMFSVELAVTIALPLLSMMFIGILYALITRRDTYNIDVDVRSPFSMKNALIFGLIFLGMIALATTAHMQFGEIGFYISEFISGTVSSTSATISAVVLYQAGKVSKLTAALGIILSNISGIVIKVGLVTMSGNMKFTKNVTISSILIVTVSLATTLLLFVL